The DNA region CGATAGTCGCCGGCGGCGGCGCGCTGGTTTCCGAGCTGCCGCTGGACTGCGCGCCCCAGGCCAGCAACTTCCCCCGCCGCAACCGCATCATCAGCGGGCTCTCCGTGGGCGTTCTCGTGGTGGAGGCCAGCCCGGCCAGCGGCTCGCTGATCACCGCGCGCCTGGCCGCTGAGCAGGGCCGCGAGGTCTATGCCATCCCCGGCTCCATCCATCATCCCGGGGCCCGTGGTTGCCACCAGCTGATCCGCGACGGCGCCACGCTGGTGGAAACCGTCGGCCACGTGCTCGAGGCCCTGCGCGGCTGGCAGGCGCTCGCGCCCGATCCCGCCGAGCCGAGTGCCCAACTGCATGACCACCCCCTGCTCGACCTGCTGCGCGCCGCGCCCTACAGCAGCGAGGCCCTGGCCGCCGCCAGCGGCTGGGACCTGCCCCGCGTACTGGCCGCGCTCACCGACCTCGAGCTCGATGGCTGCATCGCCCGTGACGCCGGGCTCTGGGTTCATCGGCGCGGTTGAGGCCTGTACACTCGCGCCATCGTTTTTCCGGGAGTGGGCAATGGTCAGCAACTGGCAGGTTCAGCAAGTGGCGCGGGTGGTACGGGGCGGCGGTGTGATCGCCTATCCGACGGAGGCCGTGTGGGGGCTCGGCTGCGACCCCTGGAATGAGGAGGCCGTCTATCGCCTGCTGGCGCTCAAGGCGCGCCCGGTGGAGAAGGGGCTGATCCTGGTGGCCGACGCCATCGAGCAGTTCGATTTCCTCCTCGATGACCTGCCCGATGCCTGGAAGGAGACGCTGGCCGCCTCCTGGCCCGGTCCCAACACCTGGCTGGTGCCGCACCGGGACATGCTGCCCGAGTGGATCACCGGCAAGCACGACAGCGTCGCCCTGCGCGTCAGCGACCACCCCCTGGTGCGCCGCCTGTGCGCCGAAGTCGGCCCGCTGGTCTCCACGTCCGCCAACCCCGCCGGACGGCCCTCCGCCGTATCGCGCCTGCGCGTGCAGCAGTACTTCCCCGGCGAGCTGGATGCCGTGCTGTGCGGCGCCCTCGGTGGGCGCCGCAACCCCAGCACCATCCGCGACCTGGTCACCGGGCGGGTCGTGCGCGCTTCCTGATCAGGGCAGCAGCACGCTCGAACCGCGAGTGCGCCGGCCGGCCAGGTCGGCATGGGCGCGAGCGATGTCGGCCAGTGCATAACGCTGGCCGATCTCCACCTTCAGTGCGCCGCTGGCGATCATCCCGAACAGCTCGTCGGCCATGGCCTGCAGGTTCTCCGGGGTGTCGGCGTAGCTGCCCAGGGTGGGCCGGGTCACGTAGATCGACCCCTTCTGCGCCAGCACCCCGAGGTTGACCCCGGTGACCGGCCCCGAGGCGTTGCCGAAGCTCACCAGCAGGCCGCGCGGGGCCACGCAATCCAGCGAGGTTTCCCAGGTGTCCTTGCCCACCGAGTCGTAGACCACTGGGCACTTGCGCCCGTCGGTCAGCTCCAGCACCCGTTGCACCACGTCCTCGCGGCTGCTGTCGATGCACGCCCAGGCGCCCAGCGCCTTGGCACGCTCGGCCTTCTCAGGGGAACCGGCGACCCCGATCAGGCGCGCGCCGAGGGCCTTGGCCCATTGGCAGGCGATGGAGCCGACACCCCCGGCGGCGGCATGGAACAGCACCGTCTCGCCGGCCTTCAGCGCGTGGGTCTGGCGCAGCAGGTACTGCACCGTCAGGCCCTTGAGCATCACCGCGGCGGCCTGCTCGTAGCCGATGGCATCGGGCAGCTTCACCAGGTTGGCCGCCGGCAACACGTGGTACTCGCCGTAGGCGCCCAGGGGGCCGGTGCCGTAGCCGACCCGGTCGCCCACCTTCAGGTGCTCCACGCCCGCGCCCACGGCATCCACCTCGCCCGCGCCCTCGTTGCCCAGCCCGGAGGGCAGCGACGCCGCCGGGTAGAGCCCGCTGCGGAAATAGGTCTCGATGAAGTTGAGGCCGATGGCGTGGTTGCGCACCCGCACCTGGCCAGGGCCGGGTTCGGCGACTGGCGCCTCCACCAGTTCGAGCACCTCGGGACCGCCGTACTGGGAAAACTGCACACGCCTGGCCATGGTCGACTCTCCTTCCGGGAAAAGCCTCAATCCAAGCCTTCCGCTTGATCGGCGTCAAGCCACCGCGAGCCCTTCGCGGTGGTATGCTTGCGCCCTCTTTTTTCCCTGCAAGCCCCGTCCTGCGGCGCGCGCAAGCCGATCCAAGGTGCATTCGACGTGAGTAAACACATTGAGGCCGTGAAGGCCTACCTGCTCGATCTGCAAGACCGTATCTGTGCCGAACTGGCGGCCGAGGACGGCGGTGCCGGCTTCGTCGAAGACGCCTGGGAGCGCCCCGCCGGCGGTGGCGGCCGCACCCGCGTGCTGGAGAACGGCAAGCTGATCGAAAAGGGCGGGGTCAACTTCTCCCATGTGTTCGGCAGCAGCCTGCCGCCTTCGGCCAGCGCCCATCGCCCGGAGTTGGCCGGCCGTGGCTTCCAGGCCCTCGGCGTGTCCCTGGTGATCCACCCGGAGAACCCGCACATCCCCACTTCCCACGCCAACGTGCGTTTCTTCATCGCCGAGAAGGAAGGCGAGGAGCCGGTCTGGTGGTTCGGCGGCGGCTTCGACCTGACCCCCTACTACGCCCATGAGGAAGACTGCGTGCTCTGGCACCAGGTCGCCCGCGACGCCTGCGCCCCCTTCGGCGCGGACGTCTACCCGCGCTACAAGGAATGGTGCGACCGCTACTTCCACCTCAAGCACCGCAACGAGCCGCGCGGCATCGGCGGCCTGTTCTTCGACGACCTGAACCAATGGGACTTCGACACCAGCTTCGCCTTCATGCGTGCCATTGGCGATGCCTACATCCAGGCCTACCTGCCCATCGTGCGCAAGCGTCGCAACACCCCCTTCACCGAGCAGCAGCGCGAATTCCAGGCCTTCCGCCGTGGCCGCTACGTGGAATTCAACCTGGTGTTCGACCGCGGCACCCTGTTCGGCCTGCAGTCGGGCGGGCGCACCGAATCCATCCTCATGTCCCTGCCGCCGCACGTACGCTGGGGTTATGACTGGAAGCCCGAGCCGGGCAGCGAGGAAGCGCGCCTGACGGAGTATTTCCTCCAGGACCGCAACTGGCTCGGGGAGGCGGGGCTCTGATGGACCGCTACGCCGTCTTCGGCAACCCCATCGGCCACAGCAAGTCGCCGCTGATCCACCGCCTGTTCGCCGCGCAGACCGGCCAGGCGCTGGAGTACGAGGCGCTGCTGGCGCCCCTGGACGACTTCACCGGTTTCGCCCGCGCCTTCTTCGCGCAGGGCCTGGGCGGCAACGTCACCGTGCCCTTCAAGGAACAGGCCTTCCAGATGGCCGACAGCCTCAGCGAGCGCGCCCGTCGCGCCGGCGCGGTGAACACCCTCAAGCGCCTGGATGACGGCCGCCTGCTGGGCGACAACACCGACGGCGCCGGCCTCGTGGGCGACCTGGTGCGCAACGCCGGGCTCGAGCTCGCCGGCAAGCGCATCCTCCTGCTCGGCGCCGGTGGTGCCGTGCGCGGCGTGCTCGAACCCCTGCTGGCGCAGCGCCCGGCGGCGGTGGTGGTGGCCAACCGCACAGTGGAGAAGGCCGAGCAGCTGGCCCGTGAGTTCGCCGACCTGGGGCCGGTGCTGGCCAGTGGTTTCGACTGGCTGGAAGAACCGGTGGACCTGATCGTCAACGGCACTTCCGCGAGCCTGGCCGGCGAGCTGCCGCCGATCTCGCCAAGCCTGATCGAGGCCGGCCACACGGTCTGCTACGACATGATGTACGGCGCGCAAACCACCGCCTTCAACCGCTGGGCCCATGAGCAGGGCGCCGCGCGCACCCTCGATGGCCTGGGCATGCTGGTGGAGCAGGCGGCCGAAGCCTTCCTGCTCTGGCGCGGTGTGCGCCCGGATACCGCACCGGTCCTCGCCGAGCTGCGCCGGCTGCTCGCCCAGGGCTGAGTGGATCGTCCCGGACGCAGGATGGGTAGAGCGCAGCGAAACCCATGCTGCTGTGCCCGTTCTAGCCCTCGATCACCAACCGGCTCTGCTCGTCCTCCAGCTTGCGCAGCTCGCGTTCCACCTGCGGCCGGGCGCGGCGCAGCACCAGGGTGCGGCCCTGCCCATGCAGGCGACGGGCCTCGTTGTGCAGCAGGCTCACCCCGGCGAAGTCGATGAAGTTGATGTGGTGGGCGTCCAGCACCAGGCGCTTGCCCTGGCTGCGCTGGATCAGCCGCTGCACGTAGGGGCAGGCGCCGAAGAAGATCGAGCCCTCGATGCGCAGCACCTCCTCCTCGGCATCACCCGATTGCAGCACGCGCGGCCGCGAGGTGCGCTTGAGGTAGAAGAACAGCGACGCCAGCACCCCCGCATAGATCGCCGTCTGCAGCTCCAGCACCAGCGTGGCGAGGGCCGTCAGCGCCATCACCACGAACTCCGCCCGGCTCACCCGCCACAGCTGGCGCATGCCCGGCACATCGATCAGGTTCCAGCAGATCAGCAGGATGCTCGCCGCCATCGCCGGCAGCGGGATATGCGCGATCAGGCCGGCGCCCACCAGGGCGAACAGCGCCACCCAGAGCGCCGAGGACACCCCGGCCAGGGGCGAGCCGGCGCCGGCCTGCAGGTTCAGCGCCGAGCGGGTGAAGGAGCCGCTGGAGAGGTAGCCTGAGAACCAGGCCCCGACCAGGTTGGACAGGCCCTGGCCACGGGTTTCCCGGTTGGCGTCCAGCACCTGCTGCGACTGGGTGGCCAGGGCCCGGGCGATAGACAGGCTCATGACCAGGCCGAGCAGCCCACAGGCCACCGCCGAAGGCAGCAGGCGGAGGATGTCGTCGAGGTCGAAACGCAAGGCCGTGAACGGCGGCAGGCGGCCCTCGAAAGGCGGCACCAGCGGCACGCCGGCCATGCTGCCGGGCAGTGCCAGCACCAGCAGGCTGCCCGCCACCAGGCCCAGCAGCAGCGCCGGCAGGCGCGGGGCGAAGCGCCGCAGCAGCAGTGTCACCACCAGGGTGGCCATGGCCACCAGCACGGATGGCCCATGCACCTCGCGCACGTGCCGCGCCAGCTCCAGTGCACCTTGCAGCGCCGTGGCGCGGCCCTCCAGGCTCGGCAGGCCGAGCAGGTTGGGAATCTGCCCCAGGGCGATGACCAGCGCCGCGCCGCCGGTGAAGCCGATCACGACCGACTGCGAGACGAAGTTGGCCAGTGCGCCGAAGCGCAATGCGCCGAGCAGCCACTGGAACAGCCCGGCGAGGAAGGTCAGCAGCAGCACCAGGGCGATATAGTCGCCGCTGCCGGGCAGGGCCAGGGGGCTGACGCTGGCGAACAGCACCACCGAGATCGCCGCCGTCGGGCCGCCGATCAGGTGCCAGGACGAGCCCCAGAGGCAGGCGATGATCACCGGCACCACGGCGGCGTAGAGGCCGTATTCCGCTGGCAGGCCGGCGATCAGCGCATAGGCGATGGATTGCGGCAGGGCCAGGATGGCGCCGGTCAGGCCGACCAGTGCGTCACGCCCCAGGCTGCGCCCGGTGGTCCGGGGCAGCCAGTCGAGGAAGGGGAAGAGGGTGGTGATCTTCATCGTGGGACGGGGCACGGTCTCGTCGGCAGTGTGGGAGCGAATTCCTTCGCGATGGGCAGCGCTCATGAGTCATCGGCTCTGCCTGTGACGTAAGAACCCAGCAGGATGAATCGGTGCCGTAGGGGTGTGCCGTGCGCACCGCCGCACGGTGCCTCCGGCGGGTCCCAGGTGCGCGCAGCACACCCTACGTCCGTACGTTGAAGTCTGCTTGCGCCTCCTTCCCCAGGGGCCAGCGCACGTCCGCGTTCCAAGAACCTGGATTTTCACTCGCGACGGGCGGCGACCATACGCCACCTCGTGTGGAAGGGGCCATTCCATCGGCCCCATGAATCACAGTTTCGCCTTCACCGCCGCCAGTGCGTCGCCGCCCTCGCGGGTGGTCACGCCCTGCAGCCAGCCCTCGACCACCTGCGGGTTGGCCTTGAGCCAGGCCTTCACCGCCTCGTCGTTGCCGGCGTTCTTGCTCAGCACTTCGTTCATCACCGCGTTCTCCATCTCCTGGGTGAACGCCAGGTTGGCCAGCAGCTTGCCGACGTTGGGACACTGCTGGGCGTAGCCCTTGCGCGCCAGGGTGTTCACCGTGCCGCTTTCACCGAAGTACTTCTCGCCGCCCTTGAGGTACTTCATGTCGTACTGCACGTTCATCGGGTGCGGCGTCCAGCCGAGGAACACCACGAAGTCCTTGCGCTTCACCGCACGGCCCACCTGCACCAGCATCGCCTGTTCGCTGGATTCCACAAGCTTCCAGTCGCCGAGGCCGAATTCGTCGCCCTTGATCATGTCCTGGATGGAGATGTTGGCCGGGGAGCCGGCGGCGATGCCGTAGAGGGTGTGCTTGAACTTGTCGGCGTGCGTGTCCAGGTCGGCGAAGGTCTTCACCCCCGCGTCATAGGCGTAGCTCGGCACGGCCAGGGTGTACTCGGTGCCGCCGAGGTTCTGCGCCACCTTGTCCACCTCGCCGGAGGCGACGAACTTGTCGTAGTTGCTCTGCTGGGCCGGCATCCAGTTGCCGAGGAAGACGTCCACCTGGCCCTTCTGCAGGCCGGCGAAGATGATCGGCACCGCCAGGGTCTGGGTCTCGGCCTTATAGCCCAGGCCGTCGAGGAGCAGGCGGGCGACGCCGTTGGTGACGGCGATGTCGCTCCAGCCCGGGTCGCCCAGCTTCACGGTCGCGCAGCGGGCGTCCTCGGCGTGGGCGGTGGCGATCATTGCGCTGCAGAGCAGCGTGGCGGCGAACAGCGTGGTGGTGGTCTTCATGCCTTTTCCTTGTGGGTGGAGGTGTGGCCGGCCGTGGGTTCGTCCCCTCTGGTCATGGCTGTGGATAACGTGCGCGGCGCTCCAGATCGTCGAGGTCGATGTGGTTGCGCATGTACTGCTGGCTGGCGTCCACCCAGGGCTGGTGGTCCCAGCTGGTGAGCCGGCCCTGCTCCAGGGCACCGGCGACGAAGCGGCGGCGGCGCTGGCTGGCGAGGGTGGCGCCGTGGATCGCGGGGATGTCCCAGCGTGCCCGGGCTTCGGCGAGGAAGGCCGCGAGCACCTCGCGGTGGCTGGCGGAGGCAGCCAGGTTCTCCAGCTCGCGGGGGTCGCTTTCCAGGTTGAAGAGCAGCAGCGGGTCCTGCTCCGAGTAGATGAATTTCCAGGGGCCGCGACGGATCATCATCAGCGGGCTGGTGGTGCCTTCGGCCATGTATTCGCCGAACACCTCGTCGTGCCCGCCCTCGCCCGCCAGGTGCGGCAACAGCGAGCGGCCATCCAGTGGCAGCTGCGGGTCCAGGGTGCCGCCGGCCAGCTCCACCAGGGTCGGCAGCAGGTCCATGGTCGACACCGAGGCCTTCACCCGGCGTGGCGCGAAACGCCGTGGCGCATGCACCAGCATCGGCACCCGCGCGGCCATCTCGAACCAGTGCATCTTGTACCAGAGGCCGCGCTCGCCAAGCATGTCGCCGTGATCGCCGGAGAACACCACCAGGGTGTCCTCGGCCAGGCCGCAGTCCTCCAGCGTCGCGAGCAGCGCGCCGACCTGCGCGTCGACGTAGCTGCAGGCGCCGAAGTAGGCGCGGCGGGCATCGATGACCTTGGACTCGGGCAGCGGCTTGTCCCACAGGTCGATGACCTTGAGCAGGCGCTGCGAGTGCGGGTCCTGCTCGTGCTGGGCCAATTGCACCGAGGGCAGCGGGATGTCGTCCTCGCGGTACAGGTCCCAGTACACGCGGGGGATGGTGTAGGGGTCGTGCGGGTGGGTCATCGACACCGTCAGGCAGAACGGCCGCCCGGCCTGTTCGCGCACGTGGTCGTAGAGGTACTGGCGGGCCTTGAACACCACCTCCTCGTCGAAGTCCAGCTGGTTGGTGCGCACGCAGGGCCCGGCCTGCAGCACCGAGGACATGTTGTGGTACCAGCTCGGGCGCACGTCCGGCTCGTCCCAGTTCACCGCCCAGCCGTAGTCGGCGGGGTAGATGTCGCTGGTCAGGCGCTCCTCGTAGCCGTGCAACTGGTCCGGGCCGCAGAAGTGCATCTTGCCCGACAGCGCGGTGCGGTAGCCCAGGCGGCGCAGGTGATGGGCGTAGGTGGGCACGTCGGCGGGGAAGTCCGCCGCGTTGTCATAGGCGCCGATCTTCGAGGGCAACTGGCCGCTCACCAGGGTGAAGCGCGAGGGCGCGCACAGCGGGCTGTTGCAGTAGGCGGAGTCGAACACCACGGCCGCTTCGGCCAGGCGTGAAAGGTTGGGCATGTGCAGGGGCAGGCCGCCGTGGAAGGGCATCAGCGGCGCGGCCATCTGGTCGGCCATGATGAAGAGGATGTTGGGGCGGGTCATGGGGCCTTCATCCATACGATCGGTTTATGCGAGAGTGCTGGCGTCGATCATGGAATCCCGGAAGTCATCCGGTAAACCGCATGTGCGCACATGCCTCGGATAAGTGAATCTTATGGCAGACCTGCAACCCGAACTCTCCCTCGACCTGCTGCGCGTGTTCGAGGCGGCCGCGCGGCACCTGAGCTTCACCGCTGCGGCGGTGGAGCTGGGCACCACCCAGCCGGCGGTTAGC from Pseudomonas tohonis includes:
- a CDS encoding quinone oxidoreductase family protein, with the translated sequence MARRVQFSQYGGPEVLELVEAPVAEPGPGQVRVRNHAIGLNFIETYFRSGLYPAASLPSGLGNEGAGEVDAVGAGVEHLKVGDRVGYGTGPLGAYGEYHVLPAANLVKLPDAIGYEQAAAVMLKGLTVQYLLRQTHALKAGETVLFHAAAGGVGSIACQWAKALGARLIGVAGSPEKAERAKALGAWACIDSSREDVVQRVLELTDGRKCPVVYDSVGKDTWETSLDCVAPRGLLVSFGNASGPVTGVNLGVLAQKGSIYVTRPTLGSYADTPENLQAMADELFGMIASGALKVEIGQRYALADIARAHADLAGRRTRGSSVLLP
- a CDS encoding SulP family inorganic anion transporter gives rise to the protein MKITTLFPFLDWLPRTTGRSLGRDALVGLTGAILALPQSIAYALIAGLPAEYGLYAAVVPVIIACLWGSSWHLIGGPTAAISVVLFASVSPLALPGSGDYIALVLLLTFLAGLFQWLLGALRFGALANFVSQSVVIGFTGGAALVIALGQIPNLLGLPSLEGRATALQGALELARHVREVHGPSVLVAMATLVVTLLLRRFAPRLPALLLGLVAGSLLVLALPGSMAGVPLVPPFEGRLPPFTALRFDLDDILRLLPSAVACGLLGLVMSLSIARALATQSQQVLDANRETRGQGLSNLVGAWFSGYLSSGSFTRSALNLQAGAGSPLAGVSSALWVALFALVGAGLIAHIPLPAMAASILLICWNLIDVPGMRQLWRVSRAEFVVMALTALATLVLELQTAIYAGVLASLFFYLKRTSRPRVLQSGDAEEEVLRIEGSIFFGACPYVQRLIQRSQGKRLVLDAHHINFIDFAGVSLLHNEARRLHGQGRTLVLRRARPQVERELRKLEDEQSRLVIEG
- the betC gene encoding choline-sulfatase; translation: MTRPNILFIMADQMAAPLMPFHGGLPLHMPNLSRLAEAAVVFDSAYCNSPLCAPSRFTLVSGQLPSKIGAYDNAADFPADVPTYAHHLRRLGYRTALSGKMHFCGPDQLHGYEERLTSDIYPADYGWAVNWDEPDVRPSWYHNMSSVLQAGPCVRTNQLDFDEEVVFKARQYLYDHVREQAGRPFCLTVSMTHPHDPYTIPRVYWDLYREDDIPLPSVQLAQHEQDPHSQRLLKVIDLWDKPLPESKVIDARRAYFGACSYVDAQVGALLATLEDCGLAEDTLVVFSGDHGDMLGERGLWYKMHWFEMAARVPMLVHAPRRFAPRRVKASVSTMDLLPTLVELAGGTLDPQLPLDGRSLLPHLAGEGGHDEVFGEYMAEGTTSPLMMIRRGPWKFIYSEQDPLLLFNLESDPRELENLAASASHREVLAAFLAEARARWDIPAIHGATLASQRRRRFVAGALEQGRLTSWDHQPWVDASQQYMRNHIDLDDLERRARYPQP
- the hemF gene encoding oxygen-dependent coproporphyrinogen oxidase: MSKHIEAVKAYLLDLQDRICAELAAEDGGAGFVEDAWERPAGGGGRTRVLENGKLIEKGGVNFSHVFGSSLPPSASAHRPELAGRGFQALGVSLVIHPENPHIPTSHANVRFFIAEKEGEEPVWWFGGGFDLTPYYAHEEDCVLWHQVARDACAPFGADVYPRYKEWCDRYFHLKHRNEPRGIGGLFFDDLNQWDFDTSFAFMRAIGDAYIQAYLPIVRKRRNTPFTEQQREFQAFRRGRYVEFNLVFDRGTLFGLQSGGRTESILMSLPPHVRWGYDWKPEPGSEEARLTEYFLQDRNWLGEAGL
- a CDS encoding L-threonylcarbamoyladenylate synthase → MVSNWQVQQVARVVRGGGVIAYPTEAVWGLGCDPWNEEAVYRLLALKARPVEKGLILVADAIEQFDFLLDDLPDAWKETLAASWPGPNTWLVPHRDMLPEWITGKHDSVALRVSDHPLVRRLCAEVGPLVSTSANPAGRPSAVSRLRVQQYFPGELDAVLCGALGGRRNPSTIRDLVTGRVVRAS
- the aroE gene encoding shikimate dehydrogenase, with the translated sequence MDRYAVFGNPIGHSKSPLIHRLFAAQTGQALEYEALLAPLDDFTGFARAFFAQGLGGNVTVPFKEQAFQMADSLSERARRAGAVNTLKRLDDGRLLGDNTDGAGLVGDLVRNAGLELAGKRILLLGAGGAVRGVLEPLLAQRPAAVVVANRTVEKAEQLAREFADLGPVLASGFDWLEEPVDLIVNGTSASLAGELPPISPSLIEAGHTVCYDMMYGAQTTAFNRWAHEQGAARTLDGLGMLVEQAAEAFLLWRGVRPDTAPVLAELRRLLAQG
- the choX gene encoding choline ABC transporter substrate-binding protein: MIATAHAEDARCATVKLGDPGWSDIAVTNGVARLLLDGLGYKAETQTLAVPIIFAGLQKGQVDVFLGNWMPAQQSNYDKFVASGEVDKVAQNLGGTEYTLAVPSYAYDAGVKTFADLDTHADKFKHTLYGIAAGSPANISIQDMIKGDEFGLGDWKLVESSEQAMLVQVGRAVKRKDFVVFLGWTPHPMNVQYDMKYLKGGEKYFGESGTVNTLARKGYAQQCPNVGKLLANLAFTQEMENAVMNEVLSKNAGNDEAVKAWLKANPQVVEGWLQGVTTREGGDALAAVKAKL